A window of Phycobacter azelaicus contains these coding sequences:
- a CDS encoding acyl-CoA dehydrogenase family protein, whose protein sequence is MVKLVQTEEEAMLQDAGRALLEKSAPVSRLRELRDQGQTHDDALWQEMVAAGWAGILVPEAAGGADMGHAAAHVLAREMGRNLTVSPFLSTAVIAATVLRRCDDPRSQLALGEIASGARTYALALDEKAKFDPEHIELKAEKRGNGYVLNGEKRFVVGGSNASHVLVLARGEDGLCLFDLPADRGGLSRTSSEMIDSRDAAELVFENVELSGDEILGMAGSGGSLLQFGLEAGQAALAAETEGLAQAAFEMTTGYLKERKQFGVPIASFQALQHRAAHLWCEIELTASAILHAGRMLDSDPQNATLAVSLAKARATDTAQLAVREGVQMHGGIGMTDAYDMGFYMKRARVAAEWLGDYGYHADRVARLRGF, encoded by the coding sequence ATGGTGAAACTCGTTCAGACTGAAGAAGAGGCCATGCTGCAGGATGCCGGGCGTGCGCTTCTGGAAAAATCTGCGCCCGTGTCTCGTCTGCGTGAACTGCGTGATCAGGGGCAGACCCATGATGATGCGCTGTGGCAGGAAATGGTCGCGGCCGGTTGGGCCGGGATACTTGTTCCAGAGGCCGCTGGAGGTGCCGACATGGGCCATGCTGCGGCACATGTTCTGGCGCGGGAAATGGGGCGGAACCTGACTGTCAGCCCGTTTCTAAGCACGGCGGTCATCGCGGCGACTGTTCTGCGACGGTGTGATGATCCGCGCAGCCAGTTGGCCCTTGGCGAAATTGCATCCGGCGCACGAACCTATGCTCTTGCGCTTGACGAAAAAGCTAAGTTCGACCCAGAGCATATTGAGCTGAAGGCGGAAAAACGCGGCAACGGCTATGTCCTGAATGGTGAGAAGCGATTTGTGGTGGGTGGCAGCAATGCCTCTCACGTCCTGGTTCTTGCCCGAGGAGAGGATGGGCTGTGCCTGTTTGACCTGCCTGCCGATCGCGGCGGTCTGAGCCGCACGAGTTCTGAAATGATCGACAGTCGGGATGCAGCGGAGCTGGTCTTTGAAAACGTCGAACTGTCCGGGGATGAGATCCTTGGGATGGCCGGTAGCGGAGGCAGTTTGTTGCAGTTTGGTCTTGAGGCGGGTCAAGCCGCACTTGCGGCCGAAACGGAAGGGCTGGCGCAGGCAGCCTTTGAGATGACAACCGGCTACCTGAAAGAGCGCAAGCAGTTTGGCGTCCCCATTGCCAGCTTTCAGGCCTTGCAGCATCGCGCCGCCCATCTGTGGTGTGAGATTGAACTCACGGCGTCGGCCATCCTTCACGCGGGCCGTATGCTCGACAGCGATCCTCAAAATGCCACGCTGGCAGTCTCCCTTGCCAAGGCGCGCGCCACTGATACAGCGCAGCTGGCGGTACGTGAAGGTGTTCAGATGCACGGTGGGATCGGGATGACCGATGCCTATGACATGGGTTTTTACATGAAACGCGCGCGCGTTGCGGCGGAATGGCTCGGCGACTATGGCTATCACGCTGACCGGGTGGCGCGCCTGCGAGGCTTTTGA